From the Lathyrus oleraceus cultivar Zhongwan6 chromosome 4, CAAS_Psat_ZW6_1.0, whole genome shotgun sequence genome, one window contains:
- the LOC127074315 gene encoding transcription factor bHLH25 — translation MEEINNKWLSDLEMDEYSLFPEECNLNFLDDDDKQEFLSHDIDTVFQEQNQQQCLNSETTFNNSFTDETNFESFDFAFERPTIDHNENFTAETISLKLSPSSSISSFQSQILSFENLPNSPATNTPHFYEFDPTTLNSNQNEIGSVSLSLHQTENTHVFTQTPKGSPKNQNFETKTSQPKRSRANAEDHIMAERKRREILSQSFIALAALVPNLKKIDKASVLAESIKYVKELKERLEVLEDQNEKTKADSVVVLNKPDICSDEDSSSCDENIEGADGGENESLIQVEARALEKEMLIRIHCEKKKGVLVKMMGEIQSLELLVMNTSVLPFGDSVLDITIIAQIGEGYNLNIKELVKKLRMAAMRFMSS, via the exons ATGGAGGAAATCAACAACAAATGGCTTTCGGATTTG GAAATGGATGAGTACAGTTTATTTCCGGAAGAATGCAACCTGAATTTCCTTGACGATGATGATAAACAAGAGTTTCTTTCACATGACATAGATACTGTCTTTCAAGAACAAAACCAACAACAATGTTTGAACTCAGAGACCACTTTCAACAACTCATTCACAGATGAAACAAATTTTGAGTCATTTGACTTTGCTTTTGAGAGACCAACCATTGATCACAATGAAAACTTCACAGCAGAAACCATATCACTAAAACTATCTCCATCATCTTCTATCTCTTCTTTTCAGTCTCAGATTCTCTCTTTTGAAAACCTCCCAAATTCACCTGCTACCAACACCCCCCATTTTTATGAATTTGACCCTACTACCTTGAACTCAAACCAGAACGAAATAGGGTCAGTGTCACTATCACTGCACCAAACGGAAAACACTCATGTCTTCACTCAAACGCCAAAAGGGTCACCAAAAAATCAAAACTTTGAAACAAAAACCTCACAACCAAAGAGATCTCGAGCTAACGCTGAGGATCATATCATGGCTGAGAGAAAACGAAGAGAGATACTCAGCCAGAGTTTCATTGCTCTTGCAGCTCTTGTTCCTAACCTTAAAAAG ATAGACAAAGCTTCTGTATTAGCTGAGTCTATCAAATACGTGAAAGAGCTTAAAGAGCGTTTGGAAGTTTTGGAAGATCAGAACGAGAAAACAAAAGCAGACTCGGTGGTTGTTCTGAATAAACCAGACATATGTAGCGATGAAGATTCCTCATCATGTGATGAGAACATTGAAGGTGCTGATGGTGGTGAGAATGAATCACTCATACAAGTGGAAGCAAGGGCGTTAGAGAAAGAGATGCTGATTCGGATTCATTGCGAAAAGAAGAAGGGAGTTTTGGTAAAAATGATGGGAGAGATTCAAAGTTTAGAATTACTTGTTATGAATACGAGTGTGTTACCGTTTGGCGATTCTGTCCTCGACATTACCATTATTGCTCAG ATTGGTGAAGGGTACAATTTGAACATAAAGGAGCTTGTGAAGAAGCTGCGCATGGCAGCAATGAGGTTTATGTCATCATAA